In Persephonella hydrogeniphila, the following are encoded in one genomic region:
- a CDS encoding AtpZ/AtpI family protein yields the protein MSKKKGIIQYFSIGTIGLHLVSGVIVGVLLGYFLDKYFGTSPWLTIIFFFLGIAAGFRNMYKDVQKYIISEEKNNKD from the coding sequence ATGAGTAAAAAAAAAGGTATAATCCAGTATTTTTCTATAGGAACAATAGGTCTTCATCTGGTATCAGGGGTTATTGTAGGGGTTTTATTAGGTTATTTTCTTGATAAATACTTTGGAACTTCTCCGTGGCTTACTATAATATTTTTCTTCCTCGGTATAGCTGCCGGTTTTAGAAATATGTATAAAGATGTCCAGAAGTATATAATATCTGAAG
- a CDS encoding type III pantothenate kinase produces MIVGIDIGNTTIEIGFLQSKTLIKSYKLRTDRAKTVDDWYLNIHQIVQIEGDIYIEDFVISSVVPVVDEKVCSAVEKISGKKPLIIGKDLNIPIPNMYKNPEEVGTDRLVNAFGVVKKYGYPAVAVDFGTAITFDVINERGEYTGGAIFPGIDASVESLFTKTAKLPSVNLKNVSGVIGRTTVDSILSGIYFGYISLVEGMIEKINRQAGYKHKVVITGGNGELISKGLEIDFVYDRFLTMESIYMIYTENR; encoded by the coding sequence ATGATAGTCGGCATTGATATAGGAAACACTACGATAGAGATTGGTTTCCTCCAATCCAAAACACTGATAAAAAGCTATAAACTGAGAACAGACAGAGCAAAAACTGTTGATGACTGGTATCTAAACATCCATCAGATCGTCCAGATTGAAGGAGATATTTATATAGAGGATTTTGTGATATCTTCTGTTGTTCCGGTTGTTGATGAGAAAGTATGTTCTGCTGTAGAGAAGATCTCGGGGAAAAAACCTTTAATAATAGGGAAAGATCTAAATATACCAATTCCTAATATGTATAAAAATCCAGAAGAAGTAGGAACAGACAGACTTGTTAATGCCTTTGGAGTTGTTAAAAAATATGGATATCCGGCAGTTGCTGTAGATTTTGGAACGGCTATAACCTTTGATGTGATAAATGAAAGGGGGGAGTATACAGGAGGAGCTATTTTTCCTGGGATAGATGCAAGTGTAGAATCTCTTTTTACCAAAACGGCAAAACTTCCATCTGTAAATCTAAAAAATGTTTCTGGTGTTATAGGCAGGACTACTGTAGACAGTATCCTTTCAGGTATATACTTTGGGTATATTTCCCTTGTTGAAGGAATGATAGAAAAAATAAACAGGCAGGCAGGATATAAGCATAAAGTAGTGATTACTGGAGGAAATGGTGAACTCATTTCAAAGGGATTGGAAATAGATTTCGTATACGATAGATTTCTTACGATGGAAAGTATATATATGATATACACAGAAAACAGGTAA
- the dapB gene encoding 4-hydroxy-tetrahydrodipicolinate reductase, with the protein MVKVIISGIMGRMGKKIAEIAYQDPDVEIGGGVERPDCVHFHENVGEIIGEKIDAPVVSDLAKIIDRGDVVIDFAGNTEAVLGHLRLLAADKNKKAMVIGTTGFTEDQIKEIKELSTEVPVVLAPNMSIGVNLLFKLVQEAAKALKGKGYDIEVIEMHHRFKKDAPSGTAVKIVDILKEETGIKKVVYGREGIYENGRPSDEIGVFALRGGDVVGEHTVIFAGMGERIELTHKAGSRDIFAKGAVEAAKWVKDKPAGLYDMMDVLGLK; encoded by the coding sequence ATGGTTAAAGTGATAATCTCTGGAATAATGGGGAGAATGGGAAAGAAAATTGCAGAGATAGCTTATCAGGATCCTGATGTTGAGATAGGAGGAGGTGTAGAAAGACCTGACTGTGTTCATTTCCATGAGAATGTTGGGGAGATTATAGGAGAAAAAATAGATGCTCCTGTAGTGTCAGATCTTGCAAAAATAATAGATAGAGGAGATGTGGTAATAGATTTTGCCGGTAATACAGAAGCTGTTTTAGGGCATCTGAGACTGTTAGCTGCAGATAAGAATAAAAAAGCAATGGTTATCGGAACAACAGGATTTACTGAAGACCAGATAAAAGAGATTAAGGAACTCTCTACAGAAGTTCCTGTAGTTCTTGCGCCTAATATGAGTATAGGTGTAAATCTTCTGTTTAAGCTTGTTCAGGAAGCAGCTAAAGCTTTAAAAGGTAAAGGGTATGATATAGAAGTTATCGAGATGCACCACAGGTTTAAGAAAGATGCACCTTCAGGAACAGCTGTTAAAATTGTTGATATTCTGAAAGAAGAAACAGGTATTAAAAAAGTTGTTTACGGAAGGGAGGGTATATATGAAAACGGAAGACCTTCAGATGAGATAGGAGTTTTTGCCCTCAGAGGTGGCGATGTAGTTGGAGAGCACACTGTTATATTTGCAGGAATGGGAGAGAGAATAGAGCTGACACATAAAGCAGGTTCGAGGGATATTTTTGCCAAAGGTGCTGTAGAAGCAGCTAAGTGGGTCAAGGATAAACCTGCAGGTCTTTACGATATGATGGATGTTCTCGGACTTAAATGA